Within the Saccharopolyspora gloriosae genome, the region AGGGTTTCGACGTCGAGGTCGTTCGTCGGCTCGTCCAGCAGGATCAGGTTGCCGCCCTCTTTGAGGGTCAGCGCGAGGTTCAGCCGGTTGCGCTCACCGCCGGAGAGCACGCCCGCCGGCTTCTGCTGGTCAGGACCCTTGAACCCGAACGCGCTCACGTAGGCGCGGGACGGCATCTCGACCTGGCCGACCTGGATGTAGTCGAGACCGTCGGAGACCACCTCCCACACGTTCTTGTTCGGGTCGATGTGCGACCGGTTCTGGTCGACGTACGACAGCCGCACGGTGTCGCCGACCTTGACGGTGCCCGCGTCCGGCTGCTCCAGCCCGACGATGGTCTTGAACAGCGTCGTCTTGCCGACACCGTTCGGGCCGATGACGCCGACGATGCCGTTGCGCGGCAGGTCGAACGTCAGGCCGTCGATGAGCAGGTTGTCGCCGAAGCCCTTCTTGAGGTTCTCCACCTCCACGACCTGGTTGCCCAGTCGCGGTCCCGGCGGGATCTGGATCTCCTCGAAGTCGAGCTTGCGGGTCTTCTCCGCCTCGGCCGCCATCTCCTCGTAGCGCTCCAGCCGGGAACGCGACTTGGTCTGGCGGGCCTTCGCGTTGGAGCGGACCCACTCCAGCTCGTCCTTCAGGCGACGCTGAAGCTTCTGGTCGCGCTTGCCCTGGACGGCGAGTCGCTCCTGCTTCTTCTCCAGGTACGTGGAGTAGTTGCCCTCGTACGGGTAGGTGCGTCCGCGGTCGAGCTCCAGGATCCAGCCCGCGACGTTGTCCAGGAAGTACCTATCGTGCGTCACGGCCAGGACGGCGCCGGGATAGTTCGACAGGAACTGCTCCAGCCACAGCACGCTCTCGGCGTCCAGGTGGTTCGTCGGCTCGTCCAGCAGCAGCAGGTCGGGCTTGCTCAGCAGCAGCTTGCACAGCGCGACCCGGCGGCGCTCACCACCGGAGAGGTGGCTGACCTCGGCGTCCGGCGGCGGGCAGCGCAGCGCGTCCATCGCCTGTTCGAGCTGGGAGTCGATCTCCCACGCGTCCGCGTGGTCGAGGTCCTCCTGGAGCTTGCCCATCTCTTCCATCAGCTCGTCGGTGTAGTCCGTGGCGAGCTGCTCGGCGATCGCGTTGAAGCGGTGCAGCTTCTCCATGATCTCGCCGACGCCTTCCTCGACGTTGCCGAGGACGGTCTTGTCTTCGTTGAGCGGCGGCTCCTGCTGCATGATGCCGACTGTGTAGCCGGGCGAGAGGAACGCTTCACCGTTGTTCGGGTGTTCGAGTCCCGCCATGATCTTGAGCACGGTCGACTTGCCGGCGCCGTTCGGGCCAACGACGCCGATCTTGGCACCGGGGTAGAACTGGATGGTCGCGTCATCGAGGATGACCTTGTCCCCGTGCGCCTTCCGCACCTTCTTCATGGTGTAAATGAACTCGGCCATGCCCTGAATCGTAGTTGCGACCCGTGTCGGCCCGTGCACCGCCGTCGATTGCCACCCCGATGACGGTGCACGCCCCGGACTCTCCCGGCTTCACCGCTGGTCACCGACCCGAAGCGCTCCGCTCGGGTCACCCGCTCCGCGCCGCCGCCCGCCGATGCTGATCCACCCCGGAGACGCCCTTGACGGCGTCGAGTTCCGCGGCGAGGCGGTCGGCGGCTCCGGGAATGCGGTTGCCCCGCGCCAGATCCAGTCCGACCGCCGCGGCCTCCACCTCGACCGAAGTGCGCCAGCCGCCCGCTGATTCGTACTCACGGGTGTACAAGCGTCCGGATACGAGCACCGGAGTGGTTTTGCCCACCACGCCGATCACTCCGTCGGCCACCCGCCGCCAGCAGTGGACGGTGACGATCAAGCGGTCGCCGTCCACCCACTTCTCGGCTTCCTTGTCGTAGCGCCGGGAATTGCCCGCCAGCCGGAAGCTGACGACTCGCTCACCACCGGGCGTCTCCCGGATCCTCGGCTCGGAGAGCACGGTTCCCACCACTGCCACGGTCGTCTCGAACATCACGGCCACCCTTCGGCGCATCGGAGCCGTCCCTCGGCCCGACTCCAGATTGCGCGGCGCCGATCACTCCGCGCTACCCCGCGATCACAATCTGTGGACAGATCGAGCGCTTGTGGACAACTGCGGCGAAAATCGGGCCTGACTCCCCCTCCGAGGGTCACCCATCAGCGCGAGATTGGGAGCCTGACGACCCCGACCCGGCGGCATCGCCGCCGGAGAGCCGCCGCAGCATCTCGTTGTAGGCGGCCAAATCCGCGTCCCCGTCGGCGGCGGCCCTGCGGTCGTAGCGCCGCGCCTCCCGCTCATCGGCGCGCGACCACTGGATCAGCAGCGCCAGCATCACGACCACCAGCGGCACCTCGCCGGACGCCCACGCGAGCCCGCCGCCGAGGTTCTGATCCGCCAGCAGATCCTGCGCCCAGGGCAACGAAAGACCTCGGTAGAAGTCCGACCCGATCACGTTGTTCGACATCATCAAGGTGATGCCGAAGAACGCGTGGAACGGCATCGAAGCGAACACCATCCCGACCTTCGCCAGCGAGGGCATCGACCGCGGTGCGGGGTCGATGCCGATCACCGGCCAGTAGAAGACGTAACCCACCAACAGGAAATGCGCGTTCATCAGCAGATGCGCCCAGTGCTGCGGCAACGCGGCGTCGAACAGGCCGGAGAAGTACAGCGCCCAGAACGATCCGACGAACAACGCCAGCGCCACGAACGGATTGGTCAGCCACCGGGTCAGCGGCGAGTGCAGGAATGCCAGCAGCCACTCCCGCGCACCCGGCGGCTCCCCCTTCGCCGCGGGCCGCAGCGTCCGCAGCGCCAGCGACGTCGGCCCCGCCAGCACCAGCAGCACCGGCGCGAGCATGGACAACACCATGTGCTGGCCCATGTGCACGCTGAACATCGCGGGCGCGTACCGGCCCATGCCCGAGGACGTGGCGAACAGGATGCTGGCGCAGCCGCACAGCCAGGCGATGGTCCGGCCCACCGGCCACTGGTCCCCGCGGCGGCGCAGCACGTGCACGCCGTAGAGGTACAACCCGGCGAGCACGATCGACAACGTCCCGAATACCAGGTCGAACCGGCCATCGAAGATCAATTTCATGGCCGTCGGCGCCCCGTCCAGCGGATAGCCGATCAGCAACTCGGTCCGGTCCGGAACCGCACCGAGCTCCGCAGGCGGCGGAGTGCGCCCGAGCGCGACGGCGACCCCGATGGTCGCGAACATCGTCAGCACTTCGATGGCACCGAGCCGCAGCAGGGTGTCCGCGCCCTCCTCGACGCGCCGCACGGCCCGCTCCCGCTGGAAGTAGGCGATGACGCCGAGCACGGCCAGCAGCCCGATCTTGACCAGGACCAGCACCCCGTAGGTCGTCGTGACCAGCTGATCCGGCGGAACCCGCACGAAGGAGTTCAGGACACCGGACACGGCCATGACGATCCAGCAGACCAAGGCGATCCGGGAGAACCGCCGCGCCACCAGACCCGCGTGCGCGCCGTTGCGCGCCAGGTGCGCGAGCAGCGCCACCAGCCCACCGACCCACAACGTGGCCGAGAAGAGGTGGAACAGCAGGCTGTTCGTCGCGATGTCGTGGGCACCGCCGCTGGCCGAGTGCCCGGTGGCGATCACCGGGAACAGGCCGAGCAGCGAGACCGCGAACAGCACGACCGCCCAGCCCCAGGACAGCACCACCCGGCAGGCCACTACGAGCACCAGCGCGATCACGGCAGTGAGCAGCCACGCCTTGGCCTCTTCCAAAGCATCGACGAGCCCGAACAGCACCTCCGTGTTGAGCACTTCGTGGATCGGGCGGCCGGTGGCATCGGCCGCCGTGAACGGCACGAGCAACGCGGCACCGACGCACCACACCGCAGCGGCCCAGCCTGCGGTGCGCACCGCGGCGTAGCCGTCGGCGAGCAGCGGCCCGGACCGTCGCGCGGGAATGCCGAACGACGCCAGCAGCAACGATCCGATGCAAATGACCGCACCGGCCTCGGCGAGCACCCGAACGACCGGAAGCCCGAGGCTGGTCACCGTCCCCGGGTCGGGCAGTCCGATGGCGGCGTAGGCATCGCTCGCCGACATCGCGGTGAGCGCCGCCGCCACCACCGCGGCGAGGATCCCGGCCGTGACGACCAGGATCCCGACGGTGGTGGACCTGGTGCGCGGGTCGGGCGGAACGGTCTCAGAAGCCACGCGACGAGCCTAACGTCCGCTCTCTGACCTGCGGTTTCGGGTTCGGCGTGACGGCCGTCCCGCACAGGTTCCCACGTCGATCGGGGACATCGCTTCGAGCGGAACCGGCGCCGTCACCGCAGGCGGCGCCACGACCCGGCTCCTGCTCGCGCACCACCCGGCGTCGCGGGCGGGAGGTTTCGCCACGGCACCGGCGGGTTCATCAAACAGAGCTCCTCGCCCGGTCGGCGGCCCGCAGCGGAGCCCCCATCTCGTGCAAGTGCCGCAGCACGTGGCGGTAGGACTGCACGACTCCGGCTTGGGTGTACGAGATGCCGTGCACGGCGCAGAACCGCTCCACGATGGGCTGCGCTCGGCGCAGGTGCGGCCGGGGCATGTTCGGGAACAGGTGGTGCTCGATCTGGTAGTTCAGCCCGCCGAGGACGAAATCGGTGATCGGCCCACCACGGATGTTGCGCGACGTCAGCACCTGCCTGCGCATGAAGTCGACCTTTTCTCCGGTCATGGTCGGCATGCCCTTGTGGTTGGGCGCGAACGCGCAACCCATGTACACGCCCCACAGCGCCTGGTGCACGAGGATGAACACGACGGCGAGACCGGGCGAGAGCACCAGGAACACCGCCGCGAGGTACAGCACGACGTGCGCGGCCAGCACCGCGCCTTCGACTCGGCGACGCTTCGTCTCCCCGCTCAGCACCGACCGGATCCCGGAGACGTGCAGGTTCAACCCTTCGAGCGTGAGCAGCGGGAAGAACAGCACCGCCTGGTACTTGGCCATCCAACGGAGGAAACCGGTCCGCAGGCGGGCCTGCGCTCCGGTGAACACGACGGCGGGCACGTCCAAGTCCGGATCGTGCTCCTCGTGGTTCGGGTTGGCGTGGTGGCGGTTGTGCCCGCTGACCCACTGCTGGAAGTTCATGCCGACCAGTCCGCCGTGCGCCGTGCCGACCACGTCGTTGGGGCGCCGAGTCCGGAAGATCTGCTTGTGCCCCGCGTCGTGGCCGATGAAGGCGAGCTGCGCGAACACGACCGCCAGCAGCGCCGCGATGACGAGTTGCCACCAGGTGTCGCCGAGGAAGGCGAACGCCGTCCACAGGCCCGCGAACGCCAGCAGGTTTCCGGTGATCTTCAATCCGTAGTAGCCGCGCCTGCGCTGCAGCAGTCCCGCCTCGCGGACCTCGCGGGACAGCTCTGCGAACTCGCTACCGGTGCGTTGCCCGGTGCTCGACGGCGCTTCGCTCATCGTCCCGCAGTGGTCGGCTCGGAGAAGCGGATGTCCCGGGAGTGGCGATCGGTGCGCCCGCCCGCGACCGGGCGGGTGGGGGGATGCTGGTCCTCGGGGTGGCTGAACACCGCGGGCTCAACGCCGTCGGCGGTGGACGAACGGGTGTAGGTACTAGTCAATGAAACTCCTCATGTCTTCGGGTGGACCGGCCGACGGCCGGTCTCCGGTGGGGCGTGCCGGCTCCGCTCAGCGGACGGCGGCCACCCGGCCGCCTTCGGCTTCCCACCGCTGTTCCGCCCTGGCGTCCGCCCCCTGCGGGAGCGGCACCAGCGCGACTGCGTCTTCGACGCCCGAGAGCCCGGCCGCCGAACTAGTCGTGTCGGCCGCGTCCTCGGTGGTGCCCGGTGGCGCGACCAGCAGGCTCACCCGCCGACCGTCCGCGCCGATCACCACGACGGTGCGCGGATCCATCGCCCGGAAGCCCTCGAACCGCACCAGCCGGCCTCCGATGGTCATTTTTCGGTCCATCGCACCCCACGTCGCGAGGTGGTAGGACACGCGGCTGATCGGTCCGACCGCGTCGCCGAGCGCGACCGCCAGTTCGGTGAACTCGATCACCGGCTCCGCGGAGCCGGGCCACCAGCCGCCGTCGAACCGGCCAGGAGCGGCGTCGGCCGCCTTCATCCGCAGGCGCGGCGCGGAAGTTCGGTGTGCTGCGAATGTTGAATCAGGCTGAACCGAGGTCATCTCGGCGCTCCCGTCCCAAGCCCGAACGGGCCGGACAATCGTGGTGCGCCCGAAGCGGCACCCGCGAAACCGCGGATAGTCGAACGCCTCCGGTACCCTGATCCTACGCCCCTTCGCCGGATCCCGGGTAATCCGGCGGCTTCCGGCCACTAGGTGCGACTACCGCGCGGAGCCGGGGTAAGGTCCGGAGGTGATCTTGGTCGAGGTTGCTCCCCGCCCCCGGCGACCAGTGAAAAGGCGCCCCCGGCAGGACTCGAACCTGCGACCTAAGGATTAGAAGTCCTTTGCTCTGTCCAGCTGAGCTACGAGGGCTTGTGCATTGCTCACGTGAGCTGCAGGAAGCAGGGTAACCGTCCACTCCGTCGACAGTGGTACCGACGCCGTCGGCGTTGCAGAGCCGGTATCGAACGGCAAGCTGATCGACAACTCGGCGCCATGACCGAGCCGGAAGCGGCCGCCCACACCCTCGAATGATCACAAAGGAATCACGGTGACACGGCCGGAAAACCCGCGCCGGGGCCGCTGCGCCGAGTTCGACGCAGCGGCCCCGGCGGTCCGGTCACGCGCAGGAATCGGGCGCCACGTCCAACACCGGGTCGTCCTGGCCGACGCCGGCGAACGGGTACTCGTCGACCGGGGCCGCCACGCCGTCGCGCACGTCATGAGCGATGCGCTTGCCGTCGTAGGCGGGCTCCGGAGCCTGGCTCTCGTTGGAGGCGGCGAGGGTGATCAGCACGCGACCGTCCGATCCGGCCGGTCCGCACTCGTATCCGAGCCGCGCGGCCACACCCCCACCTTCGTTGATCTTGAGCGGTGCGCCGTCCTGCGTGGTCAGCTCCCTCGGAGCACCGTCGGCCCCCAGATCCCAGATGCCGAACCACTCGGTGTTCGCCCCGACGGACTCGGTGACCAGCAGTTCCTGCCTGCCGTCGTTGTTGACGTCCAGGACTCGCATGGGCCGCGTGCCCGCGTAGGCGTCCCCGGTCAGCGTCGCCTCAGTGGTGCGTCCGTCTACTGTGAACTGAATAACCTGCTGTGATCCGTCCCCGACAGCGGAAAGCCTTGCAGAGTCGAGTGTTCCGTTTCCATCAAGATCCAATGTGGACTGCTGACTCGAATCCGCGGCAGCGATTCCCGCCGGGACCAGCGCCATCGCGAAGGCCAGCGCACCGATGCCCACACCTGCTCGAATTCCGTTCTTCCCCACAGTGTTTCCTCTCGAATCGACGTGCTCGGCAAGGCCTGAGCGCCCCTCCCCTCCCCTGTTCAGATGACGCTCCACCGCGCCGCAGGTTGCCTCCGAAGCCGAAAACGCAGTCGTGTGCACGCTGGGTGACCTGGACGTCAAGGCCTTGTCTTCCGGCCAGAAGCAAGTAGCCTCCGAAGTGCTGGTGGTTCGCACAGCTCTGCGAAAGCGGCGCGGTGCGAGGCAAGAGGGAACCCGGTGCGAATCCGGGACTGCCCCGCAGCGGTGAGTGGGAACGAACGCCGTCACTGGTCCACGACCGGTCACAGCACTGAGCGCACGCTCGGGAAGCGACGGCCAGTAGGAACCCCCGGCTAGGCCGGGAAGAGCCCGCGAGTCCGAAGACCTGCCGCCGGTGCACGCGTCCACGCGACGCGTGCTGTTGCGAGGTCCCGCGGGAGGACCTGGTCGACGAGTCGCCACAAGGGCGACGTGTGCCGATCACCTCCTGCTCGACCTCGCAGAACTGTTGTCCAGCTCGCGAGGAGAGAGCGTTGACCAGCACAATCGGATCCACCGTGCTCGGATTTCCCAGGATCGGACCGAACCGGGAACTCAAGCGGGCACTGGAGAACTACTGGAAGTCCCGCATCGGTGAACCGGAGCTGCGCGAAGTCGCGCGCACGCTGCGCACCGACACGTGGCGGTCGCTGCGCGACGCCGGGCTGGACTCGGTGCCGGGAAACACGTTTTCGTACTACGACCAGGTGCTCGACGCCGCCGTCACCTTCGGCGCGGTACCCGCCCGGTTCGCCGAACTGGGCCTGAACCCACTGGACACCTACTTCGCGATGGCGCGCGGCGTGGAATCGGCGCCACCGCTGGAAATGACGAAGTGGTTCGACACGAACTACCACTACATCGTCCCGGAGATCGGCCCGGAAACCGAATTCCGGCTGACCGACCAGACGGTCGTGGACCAGTACAACGAGGCCGCCGAACTGGGCATCACGACCCGCCCGGTCGTGGTCGGGCCGCTGACGTTCCTGCTGCTGTCGAAGCCGCGGGACGGCGCCCCGGAGTCGTTCCGCCCACTGGACAAGGTCGACGATCTGGTGGCCGCGTACGCGGAACTGCTCGGCGAACTGCACCGGGCCGGCGTCGAGTGGGTGCAGCTCGACGAACCCGCTTTCACTGCCGACCGCTCCCAGGCCGACCTGGACGCGCTGCGCACCGCCTACCGCAAACTCGGTGAGCTGACGGAGCGGCCGAAGATCCTCGTCGCCTCGTACTTCGGGGATCTCGGTGACGCGCTGGGCGTGCTGGCCTCGGCTCCCATCGACGCGCTGGGCGTGGACCTCGTCGCCGGGCAGCACACGGTGGACGAACTGCCGTCGATCTCGGCGCTGCGCGACAAGACGCTGGTCGCCGGGCTCGTCGACGGCCGCAACATCTGGCGCACCGACCTGGACAAGGCGTTGAAGAAGGCGGCGACGCTGCTGGGCCTGGCCGGTGAGGTCTCGGTCAGCACCTCGTGCTCGCTGCTGCACGTGCCCTACGACGTCGAAGCCGAAACCGACATCGACCCGCAGGTGAAGTCCTGGCTCGCATTCGCCGCGCAGAAGGTCGGCGAGGTCGTGACCCTGGACCGGGCGCTGCACCAGGGCCGCGAGTCGGTGTCCGCGGAACTCGACGACGCGCGCGCACGCATCACGGACCGCGCAGGTGCGGAACGAGTGCGCAACAACCGGGTGCAGGCGCGGCTCACCTCGCTCAAACCGGAGCACGCCCAACGCGGGGACTACGCGAAACGCCTTGCGGCGCAGCAGAAATCCCTGCGCCTGCCGCCGCTGCCGACGACCACCATCGGCTCGTTCCCGCAGACCACCGACGTGCGCAAGGCCCGCGCGGCGCTGCGTTCCGGCAGCATCGACCAGGCCACCTACAAGCAGCGGATGCGGGACGAGATCGAACGCGTCATCCGGTTGCAGGAAGACCTGGGACTCGACGTGCTGGTGCACGGCGAACCGGAACGCAACGACATGGTGCAGTACTTCTCCGAGTACATGGACGGGTTCGTCAGCACCCACAACGGCTGGGTCCAGTCCTACGGCTCCCGCTGCGTGCGCCCGCCGATCCTGTTCGGCGACGTGTCCCGGCCCGAGCCGATCACGGTCGAGTGGGCGAAATACGCGCAGAAGCTCACCGAGAAGCCCGTGAAGGGCATGCTGACCGGCCCCGTCACCATCCTCGCCTGGTCGTTCGTGCGCGACGACCAGCCGTTGGGCGACACGGCGCGGCAGGTCGCGCTCGCCATCCGGGACGAGGTCAAGGACTTGGAGAACGCGGGCATCCGGGTGATCCAGGTCGATGAGCCCGCGCTGCGCGAACTGCTGCCGCTGCGTTCGTCGCTGCACCAGGCTTACCTGGACTGGGCGGTGGAATCGTTCCGCCTGGCGACCTCCGGCATCGCCGAGAGCACGCAGATCCACACCCACCTGTGCTACTCGGAGTTCGGCGACGTCATCAATGCGATCGTGGCGCTCGACGCCGACGTGACGAGCATCGAGGCGGCCCGCTCGCGCATGGAGGTGCTCGACGACCTCAACGCGGTCGGGTTCGGACGCGGTGTCGGGCCGGGCGTGTACGACATCCACTCGCCACGCGTCCCAGAGGCCGATGGGGTCACGGACCTGCTGAAGGCGGCGCTGGCGGCGGTGCCCGCGGAACGCCTGTGGGTGAACCCGGATTGCGGTCTCAAGACCCGCGGCTACGCGGAGGTCGAGGCCGCCCTGAAGAACGTGATCAGCGCGACGGAAGCCGTGCGCCCGGCTTCCAGCTGATCTCGAAGCCGGGGGCGGTGCTCGCTCTTCCCACCGCTCACCGCCCCCGGCCCCCGCCTGGAGTGAACGGACCCTTCGACCAAACTCGTTGGACAAACGGTCCGCTCACTCCATCCCACCTCCCCCACATCCACGCCGTACAGAGGTCACGTTCCCGAGTGAACGGACCCTTCGACCAAACTGGCTGGACGAACGGTCCGCTCACTCCATCCGGCCCGACGAACGGTCCGTTCGCACTCCGCTGCCGACGGCGAGGCCGCGGGTGGATCACTTTTGCACTACGGCTGAGTAATGGATCGACCCGTCCAGGCGCTCAGGAACGTCCGGGGCACGGCACTCCGAGCGACGGAGCGAAGTTCGCTCCCTTCGCAATCCCTTGCACCACAACGAGATTCGATCGCCCGGACATGCCCGGCAAGGATCACCTCGGGCGACGGCGACCTGGGGAAGCCGCTGTGCAGGCGGTTAAGGTGAGCCGGTGGCTGGGGAGTTCTGGAATCACAACGTGCACTACCACCGGCTCGTGCTCGACACGGTCCCGGACGGATGCGGCAAGGCTCTTGACGTCGGATGCGGCGACGGGTTGCTGGTGCGCAAGCTGGCGGCGCGGGCGAACCGCGTCACGGGGATCGACCGCTCCCGCAGGATGATCCGGGAGGCCCGGCGGGCCAGCATCAACCTCAGTAATGTGTCCTATGTGGACTCTGATTTCGTGGACTTCGAGGCGAAGGAGCGCGGCGGCGAATACGGGTTCATCAGCAGCGTCGCCGCGCTGCACCACATGGACTTCACCTCCGCGCTCACCGGCATGGCCCGACTGCTCGCCCCCGGCGGACGCCTGGTGCTCATCGGCCTGGCACGGCACCATACGCCACTCGACTGGGCGTGCGACATCGCGGCGATTCCGGCGCACCGCATCCTCGCCCGTCGCCACGGCGGCGTCACCGAACCTCCCGACCTACCCACTCGGGACCCGGCGATGACCTGGGACCAGGTGCGCCATGCCGCGCGAGACCTGCTGCCCGGCTCCCGGTACCGACGGCTGCTGCTCTGGCGCTACGCCCTCACCTGGCAGAAGCCCGAGCCGGCATCCAGCTGAAGTGAACGGACCGTTCGCCCAATCCAGCTGGACGAACGGTCCGCTCACTCCACCGACCCCCCGCGCCGGCCGAGCGGTCCGGAACGAGTGAACGGACCGTTCGCCCAATGCGCTTGGACGAACGGTCCGTTCACTTCAGCGGATCAGCCGGATCAGGCTCGGGCGGTGACGCGGTGGAAGGCGTCGACGAGGTCGCTGAGCTCCGGCACCTGTTCGGCCTCGGCGAGGGACTTTTCGAGTGCCGCATCGTGGGTGGGGCGGGCCTGCTCGAGCAGGGCGCGGCCGTCGTCGGTGAGCTCGGTGTAGATGCCGCGTCGGTCGTCCTTGCACAGGATCCGGGCGAGCAGGCCGCGATCTTCGAGCCTGGTCACGAGCCTGGTCGTGGCGCTGCCGCTGAGCGCAGCGGCACGGCTGAGCTGCTGCATCCGCATGTGCCAACCGTCCTGGCGGCTGAGCGCGTCGAGCACGGTGTACTCGACGACGGACAGGCCGTGGCCGGTACTCAGCGCCTTCTCCAGCGCGGTTTCCAGCATTCCGTGCAGCGCGGCGAGCGTGCGCCAGCCTTGCGCGCGCACTTCGACCGCGTCGTCGGCGATACCCACTCGCCACCTCCTGCCAGCGAGCCCCCGCCACCGGTGAGCTCAGTCTCTCCGCTCAGCCTAGCAGCTTGCGCAGATAGCAAGCGCCTGCAACTATTTACCAGGCGCGTGCAACTACCTGTTCGAGCATGGTTTCACCGCGCACTCCGCATCCGAAGGACCTGAGATGGGCATCCGACGGGGACCTCACGAGGAAAGCGAGCATCGATGAACACCGACATGTCCGGCCGCACGGCGCTGGTCACCGGCTCCACCAGCGGAATCGGCCAGGCGATCGCCGCGAGCTTCGCCCGCGCCGGAGCCGACGTCGTGGTCAACGGCAGGTCCCGCGAACGAGTCGACAGAACCGTCGACGCCCTGCGCGCCGAGACCGGCGGCAACGTACGCGGGATCGCCGCGGACATCGGCACCGCCGAGGGCGCTGAGACGCTGTTCGCCGAACTGCCCGACGTGGACGTCCTGGTGAACAACGCCGGGATCTTCTCCGCCACCCCGGTATTCGAGATCAGCGACGCCGAGTGGAGCCGATTCTTCGAGGTCAACGTGCTGTCCGGAGTGCGCCTCGCCCGGCACTACACACCGCGCATGGTGCAGCGCGGCTGGGGACGAGTGATCTTCATCAGCAGCGAGTCCTCGATCTTCATCCCGACCGAGATGGTGCACTACGGGATGACGAAGACAGCCCAGCTCTCCGTGGCGCGCGGCATGGCGCAGGAGGTCAAGGGCACCGGTGTCACCGTGAACAGCGTGCTGCCCGGGCCGACGCTCACCCCCGGCGTCGCCGAGTTCATCGGCAGCCGGGTCGGCCCGGACGTTCCGTTCGAGGAGGCCGAACGCCGCTTCATCGCCGAGGAACGCCCGAGTTCCCTGCTGGGACGGCTGATCCGGCCGGAAGAGGTGGCGAACCTGGTGCTCTACGCCGGTTCCGAAGCGGGCTCCGCGACCACCGGCGCCGCGCTGCGCGTCGACGGCGGAGTCGCCCCGTCGCTGACCTGAGCACGACGGACGACGCGGGGCTCGCGAACCGGATCGCGCCCCGCGTCCAGCGTCACGCCGGGCGGCACTCGGAGAGGAACGGACGCATGGCGTCCAGCATCCCCG harbors:
- the metE gene encoding 5-methyltetrahydropteroyltriglutamate--homocysteine S-methyltransferase, translated to MTSTIGSTVLGFPRIGPNRELKRALENYWKSRIGEPELREVARTLRTDTWRSLRDAGLDSVPGNTFSYYDQVLDAAVTFGAVPARFAELGLNPLDTYFAMARGVESAPPLEMTKWFDTNYHYIVPEIGPETEFRLTDQTVVDQYNEAAELGITTRPVVVGPLTFLLLSKPRDGAPESFRPLDKVDDLVAAYAELLGELHRAGVEWVQLDEPAFTADRSQADLDALRTAYRKLGELTERPKILVASYFGDLGDALGVLASAPIDALGVDLVAGQHTVDELPSISALRDKTLVAGLVDGRNIWRTDLDKALKKAATLLGLAGEVSVSTSCSLLHVPYDVEAETDIDPQVKSWLAFAAQKVGEVVTLDRALHQGRESVSAELDDARARITDRAGAERVRNNRVQARLTSLKPEHAQRGDYAKRLAAQQKSLRLPPLPTTTIGSFPQTTDVRKARAALRSGSIDQATYKQRMRDEIERVIRLQEDLGLDVLVHGEPERNDMVQYFSEYMDGFVSTHNGWVQSYGSRCVRPPILFGDVSRPEPITVEWAKYAQKLTEKPVKGMLTGPVTILAWSFVRDDQPLGDTARQVALAIRDEVKDLENAGIRVIQVDEPALRELLPLRSSLHQAYLDWAVESFRLATSGIAESTQIHTHLCYSEFGDVINAIVALDADVTSIEAARSRMEVLDDLNAVGFGRGVGPGVYDIHSPRVPEADGVTDLLKAALAAVPAERLWVNPDCGLKTRGYAEVEAALKNVISATEAVRPASS
- a CDS encoding bifunctional 2-polyprenyl-6-hydroxyphenol methylase/3-demethylubiquinol 3-O-methyltransferase UbiG, with amino-acid sequence MAGEFWNHNVHYHRLVLDTVPDGCGKALDVGCGDGLLVRKLAARANRVTGIDRSRRMIREARRASINLSNVSYVDSDFVDFEAKERGGEYGFISSVAALHHMDFTSALTGMARLLAPGGRLVLIGLARHHTPLDWACDIAAIPAHRILARRHGGVTEPPDLPTRDPAMTWDQVRHAARDLLPGSRYRRLLLWRYALTWQKPEPASS
- a CDS encoding MarR family winged helix-turn-helix transcriptional regulator, which translates into the protein MGIADDAVEVRAQGWRTLAALHGMLETALEKALSTGHGLSVVEYTVLDALSRQDGWHMRMQQLSRAAALSGSATTRLVTRLEDRGLLARILCKDDRRGIYTELTDDGRALLEQARPTHDAALEKSLAEAEQVPELSDLVDAFHRVTARA
- a CDS encoding SDR family NAD(P)-dependent oxidoreductase, with the translated sequence MNTDMSGRTALVTGSTSGIGQAIAASFARAGADVVVNGRSRERVDRTVDALRAETGGNVRGIAADIGTAEGAETLFAELPDVDVLVNNAGIFSATPVFEISDAEWSRFFEVNVLSGVRLARHYTPRMVQRGWGRVIFISSESSIFIPTEMVHYGMTKTAQLSVARGMAQEVKGTGVTVNSVLPGPTLTPGVAEFIGSRVGPDVPFEEAERRFIAEERPSSLLGRLIRPEEVANLVLYAGSEAGSATTGAALRVDGGVAPSLT